In a single window of the Papaver somniferum cultivar HN1 chromosome 8, ASM357369v1, whole genome shotgun sequence genome:
- the LOC113301797 gene encoding programmed cell death protein 2-like isoform X2: MVAITSEETEIEVLQCSVENTTSLQDSDGDYDQEEEEEEEEEDDEEEIPVTLGFVEQPKNPNSLLPQFFPSKAGGTPAWLDPVDLPSEKSRNCGICGDPLQFLLQVYAPISGKESTFHRTLFVFMCTSMTCLLQDQHQQWKRRPEKQCRSVKVFRCQLPRSNAYYSSEPPKLDKASRSPRVGALLCNWCGTWKGDKVCSGCRNARYCSEAHQKVHWLKGHKKDHQQMNISSQFSESSTSNGKTTSNQVVTRKFLWTEFEISHEDEAEYEYDTEVSENDYSSSLVVPKKKDEAVEAMMGDFEGDDDRRSWTSFQVRVGKAPEQVLRYTQDSKAKPLWPMASGRPSKVDIPKCNYCFGPLCFEMQILPQLLYFLRVKNDVDSLDWATIAVYTCVDSCETSVAYKEEFAWVQLNSQTTTPP; encoded by the exons ATGGTGGCCATAACTAGTGAAGAAACGGAGATTGAAGTATTACAGTGTTCAGTGGAGAACACCACCTCTCTTCAAGattctgatggtgattatgaccaggaagaggaagaagaagaagaagaagaagatgatgaggaagaaATACCTGTTACTCTAGGTTTCGTCGAGCAACCGAAGAATCCTAATTCCCTTCTTCCTCAGTTTTTTCCTAGCAAGGCAGGAGGAACACCT GCTTGGTTAGACCCAGTTGATTTACCATCAGAAAAATCTCGTAATTGTGGCATTTGTGGAGATCCTCTACAGTTCTTGCTTCAG GTTTATGCTCCGATATCTGGAAAGGAGTCGACATTCCATCGAACATTGTTTGTGTTCATGTGTACATCAATGACCTGCCTTCTTCAAGACCAACACCAGCAATGGAAACGGCGACCAGAAAAGCAGTGCAGAAG TGTGAAGGTTTTTCGGTGCCAGCTACCCCGGTCAAATGCTTATTACTCAAGTGAGCCTCCAAAATTAGACAAGGCCAGCAGATCGCCTAGAGTTGGAG CTCTACTCTGTAATTGGTGTGGTACATGGAAAGGAGACAAGGTTTGCAGTGGTTGCCGGAATGCACGCTATTGTTCTGAAGCACACCAG AAAGTCCATTGGCTAAAAGGGCATAAAAAAGACCACCAACAGATGAATATCTCATCTCAATTTTCAGAGTCCAGCACCAGCAATGGGAAAACCACTTCAAACCAAG TTGTAACTCGCAAATTCCTCTGGACAGAGTTCGAAATCTCTCATGAAGATGAGGCTGAATATGAATACGATACTGAGGTATCTGAAAACGATTACTCAAGCTCATtggttgttccaaaaaaaaaggatgaaGCTGTTGAAGCAATGATGGGCGATTTTGAG GGCGATGATGATAGAAGAAGTTGGACTTCTTTTCAAGTGCGCGTTGGTAAAGCACCTGAGCAAGTATTAAG GTATACTCAAGACTCAAAGGCAAAACCACTTTGGCCCATGGCAAGTGGACGTCCTTCTAAAGTTGATATTCCAAAATGCAACTACTGTTTTGGCCCTCTATGTTTTGAGATGCAG ATTTTGCCACAGCTGCTGTATTTCTTACGTGTGAAGAACGATGTAGACTCACTTGATTGGGCAACGATAGCTGTGTACACATGTGTAGATTCTTGTGAAACAAGTGTTGCCTATAAGGAGGAATTCGCTTGGGTTCAGCTCAATTCTCAAACAACTACACCACCATGA
- the LOC113301797 gene encoding programmed cell death protein 2-like isoform X1: MVAITSEETEIEVLQCSVENTTSLQDSDGDYDQEEEEEEEEEDDEEEIPVTLGFVEQPKNPNSLLPQFFPSKAGGTPAWLDPVDLPSEKSRNCGICGDPLQFLLQVYAPISGKESTFHRTLFVFMCTSMTCLLQDQHQQWKRRPEKQCRSVKVFRCQLPRSNAYYSSEPPKLDKASRSPRVGALLCNWCGTWKGDKVCSGCRNARYCSEAHQKVHWLKGHKKDHQQMNISSQFSESSTSNGKTTSNQAVVTRKFLWTEFEISHEDEAEYEYDTEVSENDYSSSLVVPKKKDEAVEAMMGDFEGDDDRRSWTSFQVRVGKAPEQVLRYTQDSKAKPLWPMASGRPSKVDIPKCNYCFGPLCFEMQILPQLLYFLRVKNDVDSLDWATIAVYTCVDSCETSVAYKEEFAWVQLNSQTTTPP, encoded by the exons ATGGTGGCCATAACTAGTGAAGAAACGGAGATTGAAGTATTACAGTGTTCAGTGGAGAACACCACCTCTCTTCAAGattctgatggtgattatgaccaggaagaggaagaagaagaagaagaagaagatgatgaggaagaaATACCTGTTACTCTAGGTTTCGTCGAGCAACCGAAGAATCCTAATTCCCTTCTTCCTCAGTTTTTTCCTAGCAAGGCAGGAGGAACACCT GCTTGGTTAGACCCAGTTGATTTACCATCAGAAAAATCTCGTAATTGTGGCATTTGTGGAGATCCTCTACAGTTCTTGCTTCAG GTTTATGCTCCGATATCTGGAAAGGAGTCGACATTCCATCGAACATTGTTTGTGTTCATGTGTACATCAATGACCTGCCTTCTTCAAGACCAACACCAGCAATGGAAACGGCGACCAGAAAAGCAGTGCAGAAG TGTGAAGGTTTTTCGGTGCCAGCTACCCCGGTCAAATGCTTATTACTCAAGTGAGCCTCCAAAATTAGACAAGGCCAGCAGATCGCCTAGAGTTGGAG CTCTACTCTGTAATTGGTGTGGTACATGGAAAGGAGACAAGGTTTGCAGTGGTTGCCGGAATGCACGCTATTGTTCTGAAGCACACCAG AAAGTCCATTGGCTAAAAGGGCATAAAAAAGACCACCAACAGATGAATATCTCATCTCAATTTTCAGAGTCCAGCACCAGCAATGGGAAAACCACTTCAAACCAAG CAGTTGTAACTCGCAAATTCCTCTGGACAGAGTTCGAAATCTCTCATGAAGATGAGGCTGAATATGAATACGATACTGAGGTATCTGAAAACGATTACTCAAGCTCATtggttgttccaaaaaaaaaggatgaaGCTGTTGAAGCAATGATGGGCGATTTTGAG GGCGATGATGATAGAAGAAGTTGGACTTCTTTTCAAGTGCGCGTTGGTAAAGCACCTGAGCAAGTATTAAG GTATACTCAAGACTCAAAGGCAAAACCACTTTGGCCCATGGCAAGTGGACGTCCTTCTAAAGTTGATATTCCAAAATGCAACTACTGTTTTGGCCCTCTATGTTTTGAGATGCAG ATTTTGCCACAGCTGCTGTATTTCTTACGTGTGAAGAACGATGTAGACTCACTTGATTGGGCAACGATAGCTGTGTACACATGTGTAGATTCTTGTGAAACAAGTGTTGCCTATAAGGAGGAATTCGCTTGGGTTCAGCTCAATTCTCAAACAACTACACCACCATGA